A DNA window from Halomonas zincidurans B6 contains the following coding sequences:
- a CDS encoding LysR family transcriptional regulator, with product MNLETKWLEDFVALANTRSFSASARQRHVTQPAFSRRIRSLEQAVGATLVDRSTTPVGLTPEGQLFLITARNLVEQLSESLSHLRGLAIANEALDIVAAHSLALAFYPRWISRLQKGVGELPTRLVAMNVGDAIHVLREGNCDLMLGYHDPYATMQLDAEVFPSFSIGKAMMVPVCMPDAEGRPLYPLGGDNSIPFLAYTQGAFLGRSVRMLLKNDPTRMRLKTVYETAMAEGLKGMALQGVGMAWIPDFCIRDEFENGRLVRAGDSAWDIPLEVRLYRCALVHKPGVEQLWRQMMKLPRDFLQA from the coding sequence GTGAACCTCGAAACCAAATGGCTGGAAGATTTCGTGGCGCTGGCCAATACGCGCAGCTTCTCGGCGTCGGCGCGCCAGCGTCACGTCACCCAGCCGGCCTTCAGTCGGCGTATTCGCTCGCTGGAGCAGGCCGTCGGAGCGACCCTGGTCGACCGTTCGACGACTCCGGTGGGGCTGACTCCGGAGGGCCAGTTGTTTCTGATCACTGCGCGCAATCTGGTCGAACAGCTCAGCGAGAGCCTGAGTCATCTGCGCGGTCTGGCGATTGCCAACGAAGCGCTCGACATCGTCGCGGCCCATTCGCTGGCGCTGGCCTTCTACCCGCGCTGGATTTCGCGTCTGCAGAAAGGCGTCGGCGAATTGCCCACGCGACTGGTGGCCATGAACGTCGGTGATGCCATCCATGTGCTGCGCGAAGGCAATTGCGATCTGATGCTCGGCTATCATGATCCCTATGCGACCATGCAGCTCGATGCCGAGGTCTTTCCGTCGTTCTCGATCGGCAAGGCGATGATGGTGCCGGTATGCATGCCCGATGCCGAGGGTCGGCCGCTGTATCCGCTCGGTGGCGACAACTCGATTCCTTTCCTGGCGTACACTCAGGGCGCTTTCCTGGGCCGTTCGGTGCGCATGTTGCTGAAGAACGATCCGACCCGCATGCGCCTGAAGACGGTCTACGAGACGGCCATGGCCGAAGGGCTCAAGGGCATGGCATTGCAGGGCGTGGGGATGGCCTGGATTCCCGATTTCTGCATTCGCGACGAGTTCGAGAATGGGCGCCTGGTGCGCGCCGGCGATAGCGCCTGGGACATTCCGCTGGAAGTGCGCCTGTATCGCTGCGCACTGGTGCACAAGCCCGGTGTGGAGCAACTGTGGCGGCAAATGATGAAACTGCCCCGCGACTTCCTCCAGGCATGA
- a CDS encoding bifunctional nicotinamide-nucleotide adenylyltransferase/Nudix hydroxylase, producing MSDAMQQLDFDCLVFIGRFQPPHLGHLAVIREALKRARQVIVLIGSAWQARSLRNPWRFEERRDMLRSDFNGADNARLEIEPLLDALYNDDVWVRDVQRKVRDIARPSQGKQGKLPRIGLIGASRGQSSYFLSLFPQWESVSVPLVDGISASRIRERLFHSRNSASDYLSTGAAHDLPANVHHALNAFHESEASQQLLEEQQLLEQYRSAWAQAPYPPIFVTVNAVVVQSGHVLLVRRNAAPGKGLLALPGGFINPHERLQDACLRELRERVRLKVPEPVLKGSLRDQRLFDNPHRSWRGRTLAEAFYFALRPEQRLPQLKPAKGGEQARWVALADLEPDTLFEDHFFIIQNFLGLPAGWAVP from the coding sequence ATGTCCGACGCGATGCAGCAGCTCGATTTCGATTGCCTGGTATTCATCGGGCGTTTTCAACCGCCCCATCTGGGTCACCTGGCGGTGATCCGTGAAGCGCTCAAGCGAGCACGCCAGGTCATCGTGCTGATCGGCTCGGCCTGGCAAGCACGCTCGCTGCGCAACCCGTGGCGCTTCGAGGAACGCCGCGACATGCTGCGCAGCGATTTCAACGGCGCCGACAACGCCCGGCTCGAGATCGAACCGCTGCTTGACGCACTGTATAACGACGATGTCTGGGTACGTGACGTCCAACGCAAGGTGCGCGACATTGCGCGTCCTAGCCAAGGCAAGCAGGGCAAGCTGCCGCGTATCGGGCTGATCGGCGCCAGCCGCGGTCAGTCGAGCTATTTCCTGAGTCTGTTTCCGCAGTGGGAATCGGTCAGCGTGCCGCTGGTCGACGGTATCTCGGCGAGCCGCATCCGCGAGCGGCTCTTTCATTCCCGCAATTCGGCCAGTGACTATCTATCGACCGGCGCCGCGCACGATCTACCGGCAAACGTGCATCACGCCTTGAATGCCTTCCACGAATCCGAAGCCAGCCAGCAGTTGCTCGAAGAACAGCAATTGCTCGAGCAATACCGCAGCGCCTGGGCCCAGGCGCCCTACCCGCCGATCTTCGTCACCGTCAATGCGGTGGTGGTGCAGTCCGGGCACGTATTGCTGGTGCGCCGCAATGCCGCCCCCGGCAAGGGCCTGCTGGCCTTGCCGGGCGGGTTCATCAACCCCCATGAACGCCTGCAGGATGCCTGTCTGCGTGAACTCCGCGAACGGGTGCGGCTGAAAGTCCCCGAGCCGGTACTCAAGGGCTCGCTACGCGACCAGCGGCTGTTCGACAACCCGCATCGCAGCTGGCGGGGCCGTACCCTCGCCGAGGCCTTCTATTTCGCCCTGCGCCCCGAACAACGCTTACCGCAGCTGAAACCCGCCAAGGGCGGTGAGCAGGCACGTTGGGTGGCGCTGGCCGATCTCGAACCGGACACGCTGTTCGAGGATCATTTCTTCATCATCCAGAACTTTCTCGGCCTGCCGGCGGGCTGGGCCGTGCCCTGA
- a CDS encoding YihY/virulence factor BrkB family protein, whose protein sequence is MIAKTIAYWFRIVRDATKLWLDHNAFSYAGSLAFYTLFSLAPTVIIAVTVIGVVLGEDAAQGEIVANLQGLIGPDAAQAVQNAVSASRLESSGLLPTLLGVGTLLIGATTVFAQMQYSLNNLWGVTANPDRNSLLIFLQKRVLSMAIVVSIGFVLLVSLVLGVALRAAFRYAGGWLPGTEVLLSVGELALSLLVIALFFATIFKILPDVVLRWRDVMVGALVTAILFAIGRYAIAAYLAYTATASTYGAAGSLVLILLWVYYSSLILLFGAALTRTHFEARGHDIVPRNMAVRVRHELLMKGRSGSDPFS, encoded by the coding sequence GTGATCGCCAAGACCATCGCCTACTGGTTTCGCATCGTGCGCGACGCGACCAAACTGTGGCTCGACCACAACGCCTTCAGTTATGCCGGCTCGCTGGCCTTCTACACCCTGTTTTCGCTGGCTCCGACGGTGATCATCGCCGTCACGGTGATCGGCGTGGTGCTGGGCGAGGATGCGGCGCAGGGCGAGATCGTCGCGAACCTCCAGGGGCTGATCGGGCCCGATGCGGCGCAAGCCGTGCAGAACGCCGTCTCGGCCTCGCGCCTCGAAAGCTCGGGGCTGCTGCCCACGCTGCTCGGGGTCGGTACGCTGCTGATAGGGGCGACCACGGTATTCGCCCAGATGCAGTATTCGCTCAACAATCTGTGGGGCGTGACTGCCAACCCCGACCGCAACAGCCTGCTGATCTTTCTGCAGAAGCGTGTGCTGTCGATGGCGATCGTGGTGTCGATCGGCTTCGTGCTGCTGGTGTCGTTGGTCCTGGGGGTGGCGCTGCGGGCGGCGTTTCGCTATGCCGGCGGCTGGCTGCCGGGGACCGAGGTTCTGCTCAGTGTCGGTGAACTGGCGTTATCGCTATTGGTGATCGCGCTATTCTTCGCCACGATCTTCAAGATCCTGCCGGATGTCGTGCTGCGCTGGCGGGATGTGATGGTCGGCGCGCTGGTTACCGCGATATTGTTTGCCATCGGCCGTTACGCGATCGCCGCCTATCTGGCCTATACCGCCACCGCTTCGACCTATGGGGCCGCGGGCTCGCTGGTGCTGATTCTGCTGTGGGTCTATTACTCATCGCTGATTCTGTTGTTCGGGGCAGCGCTCACGCGAACGCATTTCGAGGCGCGCGGCCATGACATCGTTCCGCGCAACATGGCGGTGCGGGTCAGGCATGAGCTGCTGATGAAGGGGCGTTCCGGATCGGACCCGTTTTCATGA
- the cls gene encoding cardiolipin synthase: MFSWLIGLGVFAIYVAGALSAVLALLSSRTSQGAVAWIISLLTFPYAALPAYWIFGRPRFYGYVSSRGEHDSILRRILARYRPLIEPYLSDAAQVHVKAVEKLAMMPMTSGNRASLLINGQATFDSLFAGIENAQDYVLVQFFIIRRDRLGIAFKDLLERKAGQGVRVFLLYDEIGCHALDDGYLDDLTRAGVEVSAFNSSRGFRHRFQLNFRNHRKVAVVDGVIGWTGGLNVGIEYLGEDTRHGPWRDTHLMLTGPSVLGLQEAFWEDWHWATGRVIDLEWQPKVTCEECQHVVIVPSGPADGQETASLLTQHNIHTAQHRLWITSPYFVPDQGVQDALRLAALRGVDVRVMMPERPDHLLVFLSAFSFLPDMIRAGVKIYRYQPGFLHQKVMLIDDHSATVGTVNLDNRSFRLNFEITAFIPDRGFAEEVEAMLESDFSDCREVTVEELESRPLWRKLVSRAAYLLAPVQ, from the coding sequence TGGCGCTGCTTTCCAGCCGTACGTCGCAAGGCGCAGTGGCCTGGATCATTTCGCTGCTCACGTTTCCCTATGCAGCGCTGCCGGCGTACTGGATCTTTGGCCGGCCGCGCTTCTACGGCTACGTTTCTTCGCGGGGCGAGCATGACTCGATCCTGCGGCGGATTCTCGCGCGCTACCGGCCCTTGATAGAGCCGTATCTCAGCGACGCGGCGCAGGTGCACGTCAAGGCCGTGGAAAAGCTGGCGATGATGCCGATGACCAGCGGCAATCGTGCCTCGCTGCTGATCAATGGGCAGGCGACCTTCGACAGCCTGTTTGCCGGTATCGAGAACGCGCAGGATTATGTCCTGGTGCAGTTCTTCATCATCCGACGCGATCGCCTGGGCATCGCCTTCAAGGATCTGCTCGAGCGCAAGGCGGGGCAAGGCGTGCGGGTATTTCTGCTCTACGACGAGATCGGCTGCCATGCACTCGATGACGGCTATCTTGACGACCTGACTCGCGCCGGCGTCGAGGTCAGTGCCTTCAATTCGTCGCGGGGCTTTCGCCACCGCTTCCAGCTCAATTTCCGCAATCATCGCAAGGTCGCCGTCGTCGATGGAGTGATTGGCTGGACGGGCGGTCTCAACGTCGGCATCGAGTATTTGGGTGAGGATACCCGCCACGGGCCGTGGCGAGATACCCATTTGATGCTTACCGGGCCCAGCGTGCTGGGGCTTCAGGAAGCCTTCTGGGAGGATTGGCACTGGGCGACGGGGCGGGTCATCGATCTCGAGTGGCAGCCGAAGGTGACCTGCGAGGAGTGCCAGCATGTGGTGATCGTGCCCTCGGGACCGGCCGACGGCCAGGAAACCGCCAGCCTGCTGACGCAGCACAACATTCATACCGCACAGCACCGTCTGTGGATCACCAGCCCCTATTTCGTGCCCGATCAGGGCGTGCAGGATGCCCTGCGGCTGGCGGCACTACGGGGTGTCGATGTTCGGGTGATGATGCCCGAGCGCCCGGATCACCTGCTGGTGTTTTTGTCGGCATTCTCGTTCTTGCCGGACATGATTCGTGCCGGTGTCAAGATATACCGTTATCAACCTGGTTTCCTGCACCAGAAAGTCATGTTGATCGACGATCACAGCGCCACGGTGGGGACGGTCAATCTCGACAATCGCTCGTTTCGGCTCAATTTCGAGATCACCGCCTTCATTCCCGACCGCGGCTTCGCGGAGGAGGTCGAAGCGATGCTCGAAAGCGACTTCAGCGATTGCCGCGAGGTGACCGTCGAAGAACTGGAAAGCCGGCCTCTGTGGCGCAAGTTGGTATCGCGGGCCGCCTATCTGCTGGCGCCGGTGCAATAG